Part of the Candidatus Polarisedimenticolaceae bacterium genome, TTGCCGAGAACGACCGCTCCCGCGCCGCGCAGCCGGGCGACGGCCGTCGCGTCGCGTCGCGGCCGGAAGCCGGCGAGCACCTTCGACGCGCAGGAGGTCTCGAGCCCGGCGGTGCAGAGGTTGTCCTTGATCGCGATCGGCACCCCGGCGAGAGGTCCCCGACGCAAGCCCCGGTCGACGGCCGCCGCCTCGTCCTCGGCGGCGGGGTTGAGCCGGAGATAACAACGAAGGCCCCCGTCGAGGGCGTCGATGCGGGCGAGGAACGCGCGGAGCGCCTCGACCGCGGAGAACTCGCCGCCGGCGATCGCGCGCGCGATCGCTCCGGCGCCGCGCCGGTGGATCGGGAGCGCGCTCACGTGGGAAGGACCCGTGGAACGACGAAGTGGCCGGCTTCGACCCGCGGCGCGCCTTCGAGCGCCGCGTCGGCCGACAGCCCTTCCCGCGGCTCGTCCTCGCGAACGGCGGGAGCCGGGGTCACCGCGTGGCTGGTGGGAGGGGTCAAGGAGAGATCGAGCGACTCGAGGCGCCGCACGTACCCGACGATGCGCGCGAGGTCGGCCCCGAGCGCCCGGGCGTCGTCGTCGCTCACGTCGAGCTGCGCGAGGTCGGCGATCCGCCGGACCTCTCGGGCGTCGATCGACGGCGCGGGGGTGTCGCTCACGGGGAACTCCGCATCAGAAATCGGGGGTCACGGAGAAGCGGTACCCCGCCGGCGGATCCCCCGAGACGACGTCCAGGCTCGACGTCGAGCCCCGCGAGGCGACCATGCGCTGATCGCGACTCAGGACGACGGGGGCGGGGGAGGCCGGGAGCTTTCCGGTGACCTGCACCCGGAGGTCGGCCAGGTCGTCGTCGATGCGCAGGGGGGTCAGGACGACGCGCAGGATCTGCTCGTCGTCCCCGGCGCCGAAACGGAACGAATATTCGACGGGCTCCCCGACGAAGGTATGCAGCACGTTCGTCTCGA contains:
- the gatC gene encoding Asp-tRNA(Asn)/Glu-tRNA(Gln) amidotransferase subunit GatC, translating into MSDTPAPSIDAREVRRIADLAQLDVSDDDARALGADLARIVGYVRRLESLDLSLTPPTSHAVTPAPAVREDEPREGLSADAALEGAPRVEAGHFVVPRVLPT